The Streptomyces nitrosporeus genome includes a window with the following:
- a CDS encoding TetR/AcrR family transcriptional regulator, translating to MNTTAFLAYLDGRQVRWKLVLDRCAKAADQDPRAQLVAVFDALGEWAHAPCDGLRSNAFVNAQAVLAEDGGVVRTAAARHKRALRGRLAALAGEAGAADPGLLADQLLLIFEGAVLAHALDSVAEPVEKARHTACRLIAAATTRTPGVRGATGRGAEGPGF from the coding sequence GTGAACACAACCGCGTTCCTCGCCTACCTCGACGGCCGCCAGGTGCGCTGGAAGCTCGTTCTCGACCGGTGCGCGAAGGCCGCGGACCAGGACCCCCGCGCCCAGCTGGTCGCGGTCTTCGACGCACTCGGGGAGTGGGCCCACGCGCCGTGCGACGGCCTCCGCAGCAACGCGTTCGTCAACGCGCAGGCGGTGCTGGCCGAGGACGGCGGTGTGGTCCGTACGGCCGCCGCCCGGCACAAGCGCGCGCTGCGCGGCAGGCTGGCCGCCCTCGCCGGGGAGGCGGGGGCGGCCGACCCCGGTCTCCTCGCGGACCAGCTGCTGCTGATCTTCGAAGGGGCGGTCCTCGCCCACGCGCTGGACAGCGTCGCGGAGCCCGTGGAGAAGGCGCGCCACACGGCCTGCCGGCTCATCGCCGCCGCGACCACCCGGACCCCCGGTGTGCGGGGGGCGACGGGGCGGGGAGCGGAAGGCCCCGGGTTCTGA
- a CDS encoding amidohydrolase: MTESTAPQGEHRTVLLRGGDVHSPADPFATAMVVERGHVAWVGSEGAADAFASGVDEVVDLEGALVTPAFTDAHVHTTATGLALTGLDLSAARTLTEALDLVRAYANGRPAGEREGIVLGHGWDAARWPGQRPPGRAELDEAAGGRPLYLTRIDVHSAVVSTALLDLVPGVRDLAGYHPDAPLTGAAHHAVRAAAYAAVTPAQRAGAQRAALARAASLGIGSVHECAGPDISDEDDFTGLLRIAAERSGPRVFGYWAEAVEDEKDARRIRELGAVGAAGDLFVDGSLGSHTACLHEPYADAPHTGTAQLDAARIAAHVTACTRAGLQAGFHAIGDAALSAVVAGVRAAAETLGLARIRAARHRVEHAEMLTPETVAAFAELGLTASVQPAFDAAWGGGSGMYAQRLGVERAATLNPYAAMLRAGVPLAFGSDSPVTPLDPWGTVRAAAFHRTPEHRVSVRAGFTAHTRGGWRAVGRDDAGVLVPGAPADYAVWRTGDLVVQAPDDRVARWSTDPRSGTPGLPDLTPGEALPVCLRTVVGGRTVHEGPNG; the protein is encoded by the coding sequence ATGACCGAGAGCACCGCCCCCCAGGGCGAACACCGCACCGTGCTGCTGCGCGGTGGAGACGTCCACAGCCCCGCAGACCCGTTCGCCACCGCGATGGTCGTCGAACGCGGCCATGTCGCCTGGGTGGGATCGGAGGGAGCGGCCGACGCCTTCGCGAGCGGCGTCGACGAGGTGGTCGACCTGGAAGGCGCCCTGGTCACCCCGGCGTTCACCGACGCCCATGTGCACACCACCGCGACCGGTCTCGCCCTCACCGGGCTCGACCTCTCCGCGGCGCGCACCCTCACCGAAGCCCTCGATCTGGTGCGTGCGTACGCGAACGGCCGCCCCGCCGGCGAACGCGAGGGGATCGTCCTCGGCCACGGCTGGGACGCGGCGCGCTGGCCCGGACAACGGCCGCCCGGCCGTGCCGAACTCGACGAGGCGGCCGGCGGCCGCCCCCTCTACCTGACCCGGATCGACGTCCACTCCGCCGTCGTGTCCACCGCGCTGCTGGACCTCGTCCCCGGTGTCAGGGACCTGGCCGGCTACCACCCCGACGCCCCGCTGACCGGCGCCGCCCACCACGCGGTACGCGCCGCCGCCTACGCGGCCGTCACCCCGGCCCAGCGCGCCGGGGCCCAGCGCGCCGCCCTGGCGCGCGCGGCCTCGCTCGGCATCGGCTCCGTGCACGAGTGCGCGGGCCCGGACATCTCCGACGAGGACGACTTCACCGGGCTGCTGCGGATCGCCGCCGAGCGCTCCGGGCCCCGGGTCTTCGGTTACTGGGCCGAGGCGGTCGAGGACGAGAAGGACGCCCGGCGGATCCGGGAGCTCGGCGCCGTCGGGGCGGCCGGAGACCTCTTCGTCGACGGCTCCCTCGGCTCGCACACCGCCTGCCTCCACGAGCCGTACGCCGACGCGCCGCACACCGGCACCGCCCAGCTGGACGCCGCACGGATCGCCGCCCATGTCACCGCCTGCACCCGGGCCGGACTGCAGGCCGGCTTCCACGCCATCGGCGACGCGGCGCTGAGCGCCGTCGTCGCGGGCGTACGCGCCGCCGCCGAAACGCTCGGGCTCGCCCGGATCCGCGCGGCCCGGCACCGGGTGGAACACGCCGAGATGCTCACCCCCGAGACCGTCGCCGCCTTCGCCGAACTGGGGCTCACCGCCTCCGTGCAGCCCGCCTTCGACGCCGCCTGGGGCGGCGGGAGCGGTATGTACGCCCAGCGGCTGGGCGTGGAACGGGCCGCCACGCTCAACCCGTACGCCGCGATGCTGCGCGCCGGAGTGCCGCTGGCCTTCGGCTCCGACAGCCCGGTGACACCGCTGGACCCCTGGGGAACCGTCCGCGCCGCCGCCTTCCACCGGACCCCGGAGCACCGCGTCTCGGTACGGGCCGGCTTCACCGCGCACACCCGGGGCGGCTGGCGGGCGGTCGGCCGTGACGACGCGGGCGTGCTGGTCCCCGGCGCACCGGCCGACTACGCCGTCTGGCGTACCGGGGACCTGGTGGTCCAGGCCCCCGACGACCGGGTCGCCCGCTGGTCCACCGACCCGCGCTCCGGCACCCCCGGCCTGCCCGACCTCACCCCGGGCGAGGCCCTTCCGGTGTGCCTGCGCACCGTTGTCGGCGGCCGGACCGTCCACGAGGGGCCGAACGGGTGA
- the pabB gene encoding aminodeoxychorismate synthase component I, which translates to MRTLLVDNHDSFTYNLFDYLAQISGEEPTVVRNDDPGWRSGHLADFDRVVVSPGPGNAARPADFGICEDIVREAAVPLLGVCLGHQGIALAGGGKVSPAPEPCHGRISSVVHTGAGVFDGLPSPFDAARYHSLAVTRLPEEIEATAWTSDGILMGMQHRHRPLHGVQFHPESIGTEYGMQLLKNFVDLSPGRRTFFSGPLGATRPRESGNPREETPGPERNRPPRRRLRVRARRLRTRWDGEAVFQDLYGAAPRSFWLDSATATGELDRFSFMGDASGPLARVATADVSSRTVRVDSRTGTEIVTGDFLSWLDEDLRRTDTRVPGLPFDFTLGWVGCLGYGLTPVSGRAAAHPSREPDAAMLFADRAVVLDHREGMTYLLALEGEAPAAPGGDAPTDPGGEGAGERDTARAWLTRTARRLEALAGHGPAPAPAPPAHGVRVDLRHSRQEYLDLIRACQAELRSGESYEICLTNMASARVDLDPWRSYRYLRRFAPAPFAALLKFDELSVLSSSPERFLRVGADGTAESRPIKGTRPRGSTPEHDAALADELRTDEKELAENLMIVDLVRNDLGRCARTGSVAADDVFRVETYATVHQLVSTVTAVLDPRSSAVDCVRAAHPGGSMTGAPKERTMQIIDRLEGGPRGVYAGAIGYFSLSGAADLSIAIRTALLTPGLVRYGIGGAITALSDPEAEFEETAVKAAPLLALLGAVFPGRDTASENVSTGTRPA; encoded by the coding sequence ATGCGCACTCTGCTGGTCGACAATCACGACTCGTTCACCTACAACCTGTTCGACTACCTGGCACAGATTTCCGGTGAGGAGCCGACGGTCGTCCGCAACGACGACCCGGGATGGCGTTCCGGGCATCTCGCGGATTTCGACAGGGTGGTTGTTTCACCGGGCCCCGGAAACGCCGCGCGCCCGGCCGATTTCGGAATATGCGAGGACATCGTACGCGAGGCCGCGGTTCCCCTGCTCGGTGTGTGCCTCGGGCATCAGGGAATCGCTCTGGCCGGCGGCGGAAAGGTGTCCCCGGCGCCGGAACCCTGCCACGGGAGGATTTCTTCCGTGGTGCACACGGGGGCAGGGGTCTTCGACGGCCTTCCCTCCCCGTTCGACGCCGCACGGTACCACTCGCTTGCCGTCACCCGGCTCCCGGAGGAGATCGAGGCGACAGCATGGACGTCTGACGGAATTCTCATGGGGATGCAGCACCGGCACCGGCCGCTGCACGGAGTCCAGTTCCACCCGGAGTCGATCGGGACCGAATACGGGATGCAGCTCCTGAAGAATTTCGTGGACCTTTCCCCGGGCCGGAGGACGTTCTTCTCAGGCCCTCTCGGCGCCACCCGGCCGCGGGAGTCCGGAAACCCGCGGGAGGAGACGCCCGGCCCGGAGCGGAACCGGCCCCCACGACGCCGTCTGCGGGTCCGCGCACGACGGCTGCGGACCCGGTGGGACGGCGAAGCCGTCTTCCAGGACCTGTACGGAGCCGCCCCGCGTTCCTTCTGGCTGGACAGTGCCACCGCCACCGGCGAACTTGACCGGTTCTCGTTCATGGGCGACGCCTCCGGCCCCCTCGCCCGCGTCGCCACGGCCGACGTGTCCAGCCGCACGGTGCGCGTCGACTCCCGTACCGGCACGGAGATCGTCACCGGTGACTTCCTGAGCTGGCTCGACGAGGACCTGCGCCGTACGGACACCCGGGTGCCCGGGCTCCCCTTCGACTTCACGCTCGGCTGGGTCGGCTGTCTGGGGTACGGGCTGACCCCCGTCTCCGGCAGGGCCGCGGCGCACCCCTCGCGGGAGCCGGACGCGGCGATGCTCTTCGCCGACCGTGCCGTGGTCCTCGACCACCGCGAGGGCATGACGTACCTCCTCGCCCTGGAGGGCGAGGCACCGGCGGCCCCCGGCGGCGACGCGCCCACGGACCCTGGCGGTGAGGGCGCCGGGGAGCGGGACACGGCACGTGCGTGGCTGACGAGGACCGCCCGCCGTCTCGAAGCCCTGGCGGGCCACGGACCGGCACCCGCCCCCGCGCCGCCCGCCCACGGTGTCCGGGTGGACCTGCGGCACAGCCGCCAGGAGTACCTGGACCTCATCAGGGCCTGCCAGGCGGAGCTGAGGTCCGGTGAGTCGTACGAGATCTGTCTCACCAACATGGCCTCGGCACGGGTGGACCTCGACCCGTGGCGGAGCTACCGGTATCTGCGCCGCTTCGCACCCGCCCCGTTCGCGGCGCTGCTGAAGTTCGACGAGCTGTCGGTGCTGAGCAGTTCCCCCGAGCGCTTCCTGCGCGTCGGCGCGGACGGTACGGCGGAGTCGAGGCCCATCAAGGGCACCAGGCCGCGCGGGAGCACACCCGAGCACGACGCCGCCCTGGCCGACGAACTGCGCACCGACGAGAAGGAGCTGGCGGAGAACCTGATGATCGTCGATCTGGTCCGCAACGACCTGGGCCGGTGCGCGCGAACCGGTTCGGTCGCCGCCGACGACGTCTTCCGTGTGGAGACGTACGCCACCGTCCACCAGCTCGTCAGCACCGTCACCGCCGTCCTGGACCCGCGCAGCAGTGCCGTCGACTGCGTGCGCGCGGCGCATCCGGGCGGCTCCATGACCGGAGCCCCCAAGGAACGGACCATGCAGATCATCGACCGGCTCGAAGGCGGCCCACGCGGCGTCTACGCGGGAGCCATCGGGTACTTCTCGCTCTCCGGGGCGGCCGATCTGAGCATCGCCATCCGTACGGCCCTCCTCACGCCCGGCCTGGTGAGGTACGGCATCGGCGGGGCGATCACCGCCTTGTCGGACCCCGAGGCCGAGTTCGAGGAGACGGCCGTCAAGGCGGCGCCGCTGCTGGCACTGCTGGGAGCCGTGTTCCCCGGCCGCGACACCGCCTCCGAAAACGTCTCCACCGGTACGCGTCCCGCCTGA
- a CDS encoding acyl-CoA dehydrogenase family protein: protein MSDRAPQPVERRLPTEESRQLVALVRDIVSKEIAPRASEEEEAGRFPRELFTLLSEAGLLALPYDSAFGGGDQPYEVYLQVLEELAAARLTVGLGVSVHSLACHALAGFGTEEQRLAHLPAMLSGGLLGAYCLSEPASGSDAASLRTRAVKDGDDWVLTGTKAWITHGGVADFYTVLARSGGEGPRGISAFLVPGDATGLSAALPEKKMGMKGSPTAQLHFDGVRVRGDRLLGAEGQGFAIALSALDSGRLGIAACAVGVAQAALDQAVGYAAERRQFGRPVADFQGLRFMLADMATQVEAGRALYLEAARLRDAGLPFSRQAAMAKLFCTDAAMRVTTDAVQVLGGYGFTLDFPVERLMREAKVLQIVEGTNQIQRMVIARHLAGPETR, encoded by the coding sequence ATGTCCGACCGTGCCCCGCAGCCGGTGGAACGCCGTCTGCCCACCGAGGAGTCCCGGCAGCTCGTCGCGCTGGTGCGCGACATCGTGTCGAAGGAGATCGCCCCGAGGGCCTCCGAGGAGGAGGAAGCGGGCCGCTTCCCGCGTGAACTCTTCACCCTGCTCTCCGAGGCCGGTCTCCTCGCCCTGCCCTACGATTCCGCTTTCGGCGGCGGCGACCAGCCGTACGAGGTCTACCTCCAGGTACTCGAAGAACTGGCTGCGGCCCGCCTCACCGTCGGCCTCGGCGTCAGCGTCCACTCGCTGGCCTGCCACGCCCTGGCCGGCTTCGGCACCGAGGAGCAGCGGCTCGCCCATCTTCCGGCGATGCTCTCCGGAGGCCTGCTGGGCGCCTACTGCCTCTCCGAGCCGGCCTCCGGTTCCGACGCCGCCTCGCTGCGCACCAGGGCCGTGAAGGACGGGGACGACTGGGTCCTCACCGGCACCAAGGCATGGATCACCCACGGCGGCGTCGCCGACTTCTACACGGTCCTGGCCCGCAGCGGCGGCGAGGGGCCGCGCGGCATCAGCGCGTTCCTGGTGCCCGGGGACGCCACGGGGCTCAGCGCGGCCCTCCCGGAGAAGAAGATGGGCATGAAGGGCTCGCCCACCGCCCAGCTGCACTTCGACGGCGTACGCGTCCGCGGCGACCGGCTCCTCGGCGCCGAGGGCCAGGGCTTCGCCATCGCCCTGTCCGCGCTCGACTCCGGGCGCCTGGGCATCGCCGCGTGCGCCGTCGGAGTGGCCCAGGCGGCCCTGGACCAGGCGGTCGGATACGCCGCCGAACGGCGCCAGTTCGGCCGTCCCGTCGCCGACTTCCAGGGCCTGCGCTTCATGCTCGCCGACATGGCCACCCAGGTCGAGGCCGGGCGTGCCCTCTACCTGGAGGCCGCCCGGCTCCGCGACGCGGGCCTGCCGTTCTCGCGGCAGGCGGCGATGGCCAAACTCTTCTGCACCGACGCGGCGATGCGGGTCACCACCGATGCCGTCCAGGTCCTCGGCGGCTACGGCTTCACCCTCGACTTCCCGGTCGAACGGCTGATGCGCGAGGCCAAGGTGCTCCAGATCGTCGAAGGCACCAACCAGATCCAGCGGATGGTCATCGCCCGCCATCTCGCGGGGCCCGAGACGCGCTGA
- a CDS encoding methyltransferase domain-containing protein — MSDVRSHLKSLERSRLSRSDPKRPGVFSLAGREWDLLDEVFAPIHSPSTSIALDFLGLTEPDPGAAPSSLLEIGCGSGVISVQAALSNCTTVAADINRSAVENTRMNAERHGVTDRLTVLHSDLFDALDDGARFDRVFWSSNYVRAPADYRYGSVHERAYVDAGYRTHRRYLEQAVHHLTDTGSALLHFCERGDAAGLAGIAEETGRELRVLRRRTVLEGTDPVEHTLLEVRPAGRHAQSGARDTASGLPVRG, encoded by the coding sequence ATGTCCGACGTGCGAAGCCACCTCAAATCCCTGGAACGGAGCAGGCTTTCGAGGTCCGACCCAAAACGCCCCGGCGTCTTCTCCCTCGCCGGCCGTGAATGGGACTTACTGGACGAGGTTTTCGCACCGATCCATTCCCCTTCGACGAGCATCGCTCTCGATTTCCTCGGACTCACCGAACCGGACCCCGGGGCAGCACCTTCCTCCCTGCTGGAGATCGGCTGCGGCTCCGGGGTCATTTCCGTTCAGGCCGCCCTTTCCAACTGCACGACCGTGGCGGCGGACATCAACCGGAGCGCCGTCGAGAACACCCGGATGAACGCGGAACGGCACGGTGTCACCGACCGCCTGACGGTGCTGCACAGCGACCTGTTCGACGCACTGGACGACGGGGCCCGGTTCGACCGCGTCTTCTGGAGTTCCAACTACGTGAGGGCCCCGGCCGACTACCGCTACGGATCGGTCCACGAACGCGCTTACGTGGACGCCGGATACCGCACCCACCGCAGATACCTGGAGCAGGCGGTGCACCACCTGACCGACACCGGCTCGGCGCTGCTGCATTTCTGCGAACGGGGCGACGCGGCCGGGCTGGCGGGCATCGCCGAGGAGACCGGGCGCGAACTGCGGGTCCTGCGCCGCCGCACGGTGCTCGAAGGGACCGACCCGGTCGAGCACACCCTGCTCGAAGTGCGTCCGGCGGGCCGGCACGCCCAAAGCGGCGCCCGTGACACCGCCTCCGGCCTGCCGGTGCGCGGCTGA
- a CDS encoding SCO1431 family membrane protein, with protein sequence MTATSSAENLRHARTGGPEDGPKILEHVLGWTLVVVLAVFVTQAGLM encoded by the coding sequence ATGACCGCGACCAGCTCTGCCGAGAACCTCCGCCACGCCCGCACCGGCGGCCCCGAGGACGGGCCGAAGATCCTGGAGCACGTCCTGGGCTGGACCCTCGTCGTCGTCCTCGCCGTGTTCGTCACCCAGGCGGGTCTCATGTGA
- a CDS encoding Lrp/AsnC family transcriptional regulator gives MEELDRQIVELLVKDGRMSYTDLGKATGLSTSAVHQRVRRLEQRGVIRGYAAVVDPEAVGLPLTAFISVKPFDPSAPDDIAERLAGIPEIEACHSVAGDENYILKVRVATPLELEHLLTRVRTLAGVSTRTTVVLSTPYEARPPRI, from the coding sequence ATGGAGGAGCTGGACCGTCAGATCGTGGAGTTGCTCGTCAAGGACGGGCGGATGAGCTATACCGACCTGGGCAAGGCCACCGGCCTGTCCACCTCGGCGGTTCATCAGCGCGTCCGCAGGCTGGAGCAGCGCGGGGTGATCCGCGGTTACGCCGCGGTCGTCGACCCCGAGGCCGTCGGCCTGCCCCTCACCGCTTTCATCTCGGTGAAACCCTTCGACCCCAGCGCCCCCGACGACATCGCCGAACGGCTTGCCGGGATCCCCGAGATCGAGGCGTGCCACAGTGTGGCCGGGGACGAGAACTACATCCTCAAGGTCCGGGTGGCCACGCCCCTGGAACTGGAGCACCTCCTCACCCGCGTCCGCACCCTGGCCGGCGTCTCGACCCGTACGACCGTCGTCCTGTCCACCCCGTACGAGGCACGTCCTCCGAGGATCTGA
- a CDS encoding IS701 family transposase gives MPDTPSLRRLARPARPARPHPAAPADTVTDLCAALFAGFCGYDQRVLARQYMDGLLRAEGRKSIANIAASAGVPGDEQRLHHFVSSSRWAVGPVRRALAAFLCGNAPVSAWVALPVSIPKTGRHMVGVSPHFSVEEGHRIVGQRAYGVWYASEQMIAPVGWRLGLPGSGSGSGSGRELPREAGVPGARDCVTDLLDDVCAWQGHPRLFVTDARGDDEQERVARLFGRTSPLAVRISGHTLLAVDTRRPGAGRHERLAPAHSALDRARRTRSGCPGRGRESPLSTATARVRLPGPPDAGRPGPADGLALVGVWNELRGDPAELWLTNAGAPSPSSLLRAARLARAVGAGWRTRGRQAGLRDYEGRSLRGWHRHMTLASCAYAMAELRSAGSSGGSSLVA, from the coding sequence ATGCCCGACACCCCGTCACTCCGGCGACTCGCCCGCCCCGCCCGTCCGGCGCGCCCTCACCCCGCCGCCCCCGCGGACACCGTCACCGACCTCTGCGCCGCTCTCTTCGCCGGGTTCTGCGGCTACGACCAGCGGGTCCTGGCACGGCAGTACATGGACGGGCTGCTCCGGGCCGAGGGACGCAAGTCGATCGCGAACATCGCGGCCTCGGCCGGCGTGCCGGGGGACGAGCAGCGGCTGCACCACTTCGTCAGCAGCTCCCGCTGGGCCGTGGGCCCGGTGCGCAGGGCGCTCGCGGCCTTCCTGTGCGGGAACGCCCCCGTTTCGGCCTGGGTCGCCCTGCCGGTGTCGATACCCAAGACGGGCAGACACATGGTGGGGGTGTCCCCGCACTTCTCCGTCGAGGAGGGTCACCGGATCGTCGGGCAGCGGGCCTACGGGGTGTGGTACGCCTCCGAACAGATGATCGCACCGGTCGGCTGGCGGCTCGGCCTGCCCGGCTCCGGCTCCGGCTCCGGCTCCGGGCGGGAACTCCCGCGCGAAGCCGGTGTCCCCGGCGCGCGGGACTGCGTCACGGATCTCCTGGACGACGTCTGCGCCTGGCAGGGCCACCCGCGGCTGTTCGTGACGGACGCCCGGGGCGACGACGAGCAGGAGCGGGTGGCCCGGCTGTTCGGACGTACGTCCCCTCTCGCCGTGCGCATCAGCGGGCACACGCTGCTCGCCGTGGACACCCGGCGCCCGGGAGCCGGGCGCCATGAGCGCCTCGCTCCGGCGCACTCCGCTCTCGACCGGGCGCGCAGGACGCGCTCCGGGTGCCCGGGGCGGGGCAGGGAGAGCCCGCTCTCGACCGCGACGGCGCGTGTACGCCTCCCGGGCCCGCCGGACGCGGGGCGCCCCGGACCGGCGGACGGTCTCGCCCTCGTCGGCGTGTGGAACGAACTCCGCGGGGACCCCGCCGAGTTGTGGCTCACCAACGCCGGCGCCCCTTCGCCGTCGTCCCTGCTGCGTGCGGCACGGCTGGCCCGCGCGGTCGGTGCCGGGTGGCGTACCCGCGGCAGGCAGGCCGGACTGCGGGACTACGAGGGGCGCTCGTTGCGGGGGTGGCACCGCCACATGACCCTGGCTTCCTGCGCCTACGCGATGGCGGAGCTGCGGTCCGCCGGGTCCTCGGGCGGCTCCTCCCTGGTCGCCTGA
- a CDS encoding CGNR zinc finger domain-containing protein — protein MKIIFSDYSFGAGVATDLVNTSAAVRLSTGEVLTGPGALERFLHEHEVRLDALPRGRPPTGTDLAQTLALRRETRALLEAGHEDAVAEGANGLVARASAGLSLLRDPAGNWEWHMTTGPRASAAEELGALVGIGLLGVLRTLGHTRFRHCASPVCEGMFIDTSKAGRRRYCMPGLCGNRQNVANYRARHQEGERRPDRGGGRGPR, from the coding sequence GTGAAGATTATTTTTTCCGATTACAGCTTCGGGGCCGGTGTCGCCACCGACCTCGTCAACACGTCAGCCGCCGTCCGGCTCAGCACCGGTGAAGTCCTCACCGGGCCGGGGGCGTTGGAACGCTTTCTGCACGAACACGAGGTACGGCTGGACGCCCTGCCCCGGGGCCGTCCGCCGACCGGGACCGATCTCGCCCAGACACTCGCGCTACGCCGGGAGACACGCGCGCTGCTGGAGGCCGGGCACGAGGACGCGGTGGCCGAAGGTGCGAACGGACTGGTCGCACGGGCGTCCGCGGGCCTGTCCCTGCTCCGGGACCCCGCCGGGAACTGGGAGTGGCACATGACCACCGGTCCGCGGGCCTCCGCGGCCGAGGAACTCGGCGCCCTCGTGGGGATCGGGCTGCTCGGTGTGCTGCGCACCCTCGGCCACACCCGGTTCCGGCACTGCGCCTCCCCCGTCTGCGAGGGCATGTTCATCGACACCAGCAAGGCCGGCCGCCGCCGTTACTGCATGCCCGGCCTGTGCGGGAACCGCCAGAACGTGGCCAACTACCGGGCCCGCCACCAGGAGGGCGAAAGGCGCCCGGACCGCGGGGGCGGCCGGGGCCCGCGGTGA
- a CDS encoding helix-turn-helix domain-containing protein, with the protein MRQMLSVLELLAAEAPLTDIEDLLRQARKDAGETGAARYLERAGDMAAGIHALFSRRQQRESELSALVDTARDLILPYDLDALLATITRRTRTLLGLDMSYISFRDPGAGDSFVRTADGHASALTVGYRVPYSAGLGDEAVKQSVPMWSADYLADERLRHTRVLDEVVRAEGLRAVIAAPLKFGEEAFGVLYAADRNVRHFTVGEVSLMSSLGDMAAVAIEKTRTLERSRAEVLALQSETARVTSRLNGLREQAERHAGLVDRALGGGSLGVLVSGLAEMFHGAVGVRDMEYRPLAACGTIPEADGAEVREASGRVSVRRGPVLLSTGTWAVPVVAGGEELAVLLVHPGEPLDGPDGISLRLAAQSVAVLLQTHRGEAAAASPFRDELFEDLLAAPHRSAQQFVQRARRLGVDLERPHVVVVVRPEGGAQGRVASWAAAYARRTGGLRSMQNGCISLLLPSRDSSVTAAEVSTELAPLLDHPATVGAAGPVSSPALVQQVHQEALRCLDALVSLDRVGAHASTEDLGFLGVLLSDDRDAAGFIAATIGPVLDYDAQRSTELTRTIDEYFAAGGSPRRAAEALHVHPNTVSRRLERITELLGADWLGPERALEVQVALRLHRTHGVLLQKKDDASGQATREEPPEDPADRSSAIA; encoded by the coding sequence ATGCGACAGATGCTCAGTGTTCTCGAACTGCTCGCCGCGGAGGCGCCGCTGACCGATATCGAGGACCTGCTCCGACAGGCCCGGAAGGACGCGGGGGAGACCGGTGCGGCGCGGTACCTGGAGAGGGCCGGAGACATGGCGGCCGGGATCCACGCCCTGTTCTCGCGCCGGCAGCAGCGCGAGAGCGAACTGTCCGCACTCGTGGACACCGCGCGCGACCTGATCCTCCCCTACGACCTGGACGCCCTGCTGGCGACCATCACCCGTCGTACCCGTACCCTGCTCGGCCTGGACATGTCCTACATCAGCTTCCGCGATCCCGGGGCGGGCGACAGCTTCGTCCGCACGGCGGACGGCCACGCGTCCGCCCTGACCGTCGGCTACCGCGTCCCCTACTCCGCGGGCCTGGGCGACGAGGCCGTCAAGCAGTCCGTACCGATGTGGAGTGCCGACTACCTCGCGGACGAACGGCTGCGGCATACGAGGGTCCTGGACGAGGTGGTCCGGGCCGAGGGGCTGCGGGCCGTCATCGCGGCCCCGCTGAAGTTCGGCGAGGAGGCGTTCGGGGTGCTGTACGCCGCGGACCGCAACGTGCGGCACTTCACCGTCGGCGAGGTGTCCCTGATGAGCTCGCTGGGGGACATGGCCGCCGTGGCCATCGAGAAGACGCGCACCCTGGAGCGGAGCCGTGCCGAGGTGCTTGCCCTCCAGTCCGAGACGGCACGGGTCACCTCGCGGCTGAACGGGCTCAGGGAGCAGGCGGAACGGCACGCCGGGCTGGTGGACCGCGCTCTCGGGGGAGGCAGCCTGGGCGTCCTGGTCTCCGGGCTCGCCGAGATGTTCCACGGAGCGGTGGGGGTGCGGGACATGGAGTACCGGCCGCTCGCGGCCTGCGGGACGATACCCGAGGCGGACGGGGCCGAGGTACGGGAGGCCTCCGGCAGGGTGTCCGTACGGCGCGGGCCCGTCCTCCTGTCCACGGGCACCTGGGCCGTGCCGGTGGTGGCGGGAGGCGAAGAGCTCGCCGTCCTGCTCGTGCACCCCGGTGAGCCGCTGGACGGCCCGGACGGGATCTCGCTGCGGCTGGCGGCCCAGTCGGTCGCGGTGCTGCTCCAGACGCACCGCGGGGAGGCGGCCGCCGCGAGCCCGTTCCGGGACGAACTGTTCGAGGACCTGCTGGCCGCGCCCCACCGGTCCGCCCAGCAGTTCGTCCAACGCGCCCGAAGACTGGGCGTCGACCTCGAAAGGCCGCATGTCGTCGTGGTCGTACGCCCCGAGGGCGGCGCCCAGGGCAGGGTCGCGAGCTGGGCGGCGGCCTACGCGCGGCGGACGGGCGGGCTGAGGAGCATGCAGAACGGCTGCATCTCCCTGCTGCTGCCCTCCCGGGACTCCAGCGTCACGGCCGCCGAGGTCTCCACCGAACTCGCCCCCCTGCTCGACCACCCGGCGACGGTGGGGGCGGCGGGCCCGGTCTCCAGCCCCGCCCTGGTCCAGCAGGTCCACCAGGAGGCGCTGCGGTGCCTGGACGCGCTGGTCTCCCTCGACAGGGTCGGCGCCCACGCCTCCACGGAGGACCTCGGTTTCCTCGGTGTGCTCCTGTCGGACGACCGGGACGCCGCGGGCTTCATCGCCGCCACGATCGGACCGGTCCTCGACTACGACGCCCAGCGTTCGACCGAACTCACCAGGACCATCGACGAGTACTTCGCCGCCGGAGGCAGCCCGCGCCGTGCCGCGGAGGCGCTCCACGTCCACCCCAACACCGTCTCCCGCCGGCTGGAGAGGATCACCGAACTGCTCGGTGCCGACTGGCTCGGGCCGGAGCGGGCCCTCGAGGTGCAGGTGGCGCTCCGGCTGCACCGTACGCACGGCGTGCTGCTGCAGAAGAAGGACGACGCGAGCGGTCAGGCGACCAGGGAGGAGCCGCCCGAGGACCCGGCGGACCGCAGCTCCGCCATCGCGTAG